From Bos javanicus breed banteng chromosome 5, ARS-OSU_banteng_1.0, whole genome shotgun sequence, the proteins below share one genomic window:
- the LOC133248880 gene encoding olfactory receptor 6C1-like — MRNYTEIREFILLGLSDDPQVQVVIFVFLLITYMLSITGNLTIIILTLLDAHLQTPMYFFLRSFSILEVSFTTVTIPKFLTTIITGDKTIPFNDCMAQLFFFILLGVTEFYLLAAMSYDRYIAICKPLHYMTIMNHKVCALLVLASWLASFLIIFPSLMLFIQLDYCKSNAIDHFTCDYFPLLHLSCSNTKLLEMMGFSSAVFTLMFTLTLIILSYTYIIRTILRIPSTTQRTKAFSTCSSHMIVISISYGSCIFMYMNPSAKDRVSLSKGVAVLNTSVAPMLNPFIYTLRNLQVKQAFMDMARKILLFSRK; from the coding sequence ATGAGAAATTACACAGAAATAAGAGAGTTTATCCTCCTTGGACTGTCAGATGACCCACAAGTTCAGGTTGTGATCTTTGTCTTTCTGCTCATCACCTACATGCTCAGCATCACTGGGAACCTGACCATTATCATCCTGACCCTGCTGGATGCCCACCTCCAGacccccatgtatttcttcctcagGAGTTTCTCTATATTAGAGGTGTCATTCACAACTGTCACTATACCAAAGTTCCTGACCACCATCATTACAGGAGATAAAACTATCCCTTTTAATGATTGTATGgctcagttattttttttcattctcttgggaGTCACTGAGTTTTACCTTCTGGCTGCCATGTCCTATGACCGCTACATTGCCATCTGCAAACCGCTGCATTACATGACCATCATGAATCATAAAGTCTGCGCCCTGCTTGTCTTGGCTTCTTGGCTGGCTTCATTCTTAATTATATTCCCATCACTCATGCTGTTCATACAGCTTGATTACTGTAAGTCCAATGCTATCGATCATTTTACTTGTGATTATTTCCCCTTATTACACCTTTCATGTTCAAACACTAAATTACTAGAGATGATGGGCTTTTCCTCTGCTGTGTTTACCCTAATGTTCACTTTGACATTAATAATTCTTTCCTATACGTATATCATCAGAACAATTTTGAGGATCCCTTCTACCACTCAGAGGACAAAGGCCTTTTCCACGTGTTCTTCCCACATGATTGTCATCTCCATCTCTTATGGCAGCTGCATTTTCATGTATATGAATCCATCAGCAAAGGACAGGGTGTCTTTGAGCAAGGGAGTGGCTGTGCTAAACACCTCAGTagcccccatgctgaacccctttaTTTATACCCTAAGGAATCTACAAGTCAAGCAAGCCTTCATGGACATGGCCAGGAAGATTCTACTTTtctcaaggaaatga